CGAGCGAGATCTCGGCTTCGCCGGACATGTCGTGCCCGTCTGCCATCCCACAGCCACAGAAAAAGGGCGACCCTCGCGGATCGCCCTTTTGTTTTTCTCTATCCTTTGTGCAACGGGCGGATGCAATCCGCCCCTACAGATTCGGAAAGGTTACTTCATCAGCAGCATCTTCTTCGTGGCGGAGAAGTTTGCAGCTTCCATGCGATAGATGTACAGACCGGAAGGCAGGTTGGTGGCGTCAAAGCTGACGGTGTGACGGCCCTGGGCCATCGTGCCGTGCGCCAGCGTGGCGACTTCCTGGCCGACCATGTTGTAGACCTTCATGCTGACGAAACCGGCTTCCTTCACGTCGAAGCTGATCGAGGTCGTCGGGTTGAAGGGGTTCGGGAAGTTCTGGCTGAGAACATAGTCCGTTACCGCGCCCTGGCCGGCTTCCGGCGTCGCGCTGACCGTACGCAGTTCATTGCGGCCGCCATTGACGTCCACGCCCACGAGGGTGTAGCTGTAGACCGTGCCGTTGCTGACGGTGTTGTCGGTGTAGCTGTACTGACGCTCGGTCGGGCCATTGCCCTTGCTGGCGATACGTGCGATGGCAACGCCGTCGCGCATGACTTCAAAATGATCGTTCTGGATTTCAGCGGCGGTGGCCCAGTTCAGGTCAACCGTGCCGTTACCGGAGCGGACGTCGAAGTTAGCCAGTTCCACGGACAACTGCAGATCGCAGATAATGTAGTCTTCAACTTCGCCGAGGAAATCGAGGCCGAACGTGCCGTGGGTAAGATTCGGGCAGCTCGCATCCGCAAGGCCGTAGCCGTACGCGCCCACAGGCTGGCTGGTCAGACGGAAGCGGAGAATGCCGTTATAGATGCCGTGATCGAAGTCGCCCGGATCGCGGAACGTGAAGAAATGGACGCCGGGGGTCACAGGCGCATCTTCAATCATCCACTCGGGAGCCTGGCCGTCGCAGAGGACGTCATCAAAGTCGCCGTCGAGGTTGCCGTCTTTCCACGCGCTCAGATACAGATGGCCGCCACACTGCGCGTATTCCGCGTAGTTCGGACCGCCGGTGACCTGTACCAG
This window of the bacterium genome carries:
- a CDS encoding T9SS type A sorting domain-containing protein; amino-acid sequence: MNKVLALFVALTVIALAAFAQCSFPYTQVDMGNLDACNYPTLTNNPGHGLSGIAWLGPQVTGEAGPRSTSLRECCAGRDNIGAQLDPGNDGVAFFGAPWTPCSMVSVLVQVTGGPNYAEYAQCGGHLYLSAWKDGNLDGDFDDVLCDGQAPEWMIEDAPVTPGVHFFTFRDPGDFDHGIYNGILRFRLTSQPVGAYGYGLADASCPNLTHGTFGLDFLGEVEDYIICDLQLSVELANFDVRSGNGTVDLNWATAAEIQNDHFEVMRDGVAIARIASKGNGPTERQYSYTDNTVSNGTVYSYTLVGVDVNGGRNELRTVSATPEAGQGAVTDYVLSQNFPNPFNPTTSISFDVKEAGFVSMKVYNMVGQEVATLAHGTMAQGRHTVSFDATNLPSGLYIYRMEAANFSATKKMLLMK